TGTTGTTATATATTCCTTATTTTGTACAGACTGTATATCAAGCATGTGCATACAATGAAATCGGTTATACTACAGTATGATTTACACCAGAACTTTCATGTGAAGTTTTAAGTTCTGATTTcagttcttttttattattatcttcaGATAATTATATTGTTATTAGCTGTTCACATCAATtcaagtgttgttgttttttagaaaTATCAAGCACACTACATTAAATAACTGTCATGTCAAGTCTACCTTGTTTCTAGGTGTGGGTGACATATTATTATATCGGCAGATATAAATTGCTAtgtgattatttcattttctgttccaCTGCCACGTATGCAGATATACAGCAGCAGACATTTCAGGGATAGTGACTAAGTTTAAATTCATATTACTTTCTGGACCAAAAAACAACTTGAACCATTAtcatttagaaaaaataaatcaaatgttaatTTTAACTCCATTAGTTTGGCACAGTATAAGTGTGTGTAATCTCATAAAACTTTAAGTCAACATCTAGTGTCAAAGGTAGTTTCTATGAAGcaagaattacatttttttttatgaaatcctATTGTAGATACAAAATTCTTACCTTGTTTACAGCTTTCATCCAAACATGAAACATGTGCCTCTTAAACAATATATTAAATTAATGCAGATACATttctaatatttatttcaacCCAGTCTatcttaaattattcatttgttAGGAAGATGGACAGAAACACAGCTCAAATTATTGTTGCTACAGAACAGCAGGCCAAAATGGCCAAATCAACTTCAAGGGTTCTGAATAGCGTTGAGTCCTCAATACGTTCATGTTGCCGCCTAGTGGCCCAAATGATTACTGCAGGTCTCATTGTTCATGATTTATGTGTAGCGTCCACAACTGCTGAATAAACATGAATGATTTGTAATACAGGGCGTTTGTcagatgtaaataaataaatacgctttgaatatatttacaaatggTTTAAAGCTTTCTGCGAATCATCTGGTTAATAAATACCGTTTGGATGATGTGAGAACAGTGATGTCAGTCATTCATGAGCTGATTATACACCAGTTATGGATGCATCTAAATGTAAGTAGTTAGAATTGGTGTTAAAGTACATTAAGTGTCTTTATGTTGTCTTACAGCTTTATAAACTACACCAGACCTCATGAAAAGACAGAAATCTTGTCAGGAAGGACTggggtgtttaaaaaaaaattaaattgtgTTGACAGTGGGAGTGCAGGTCTGCACTACAACTgattaataaatacatgttttaattcATAATTAAGTCGAATAAACAACTGGAGTGTGGAGGAGTCAGAGTTGTTGTTCAATCTACAAAAAAACTACACAACATGCACCTTAAATCTGCTGATAGCAAAATGTGAAGGGAAAAACACAACGTTTAAAGGGTGTGATAAAGCCTACATTTCATTTTTGACCAATATCTCAACTTCAAGTACCAATTTCAAAAGGTATTACTCCAAAATTACAGTTGTGTTTGAAACTTGATTCAAGCCTTTATCTTTAAACCATCTGGCTTTAATTTCTAGTCTGTCTTTATCTGGACATTTCATAGGGAACAACTTTCCTGTACATCTGACACAGGATTGATCTGTGTGGTCACAGGATGATGCCATAATCCCAGAAAACAGTTATAAAAGAGTccaaatgattttgttttatatCCACTCTGTggctgattttctttctttagtcATTTTAGTGAAAACATATGTACCGTATGAGCAAAActgtgtgtaaaaaaagaaagcaaacaacAGATGCTCAGCGACAGTTGGACTAAAAATGGCTTCAATGCCTTTTCTTTATCAGTTTATTCTTGCTGGCCGTGAATCTCAGAGGCAACTTTAGGAAATTGATTTCAGACTCATCAAAAGCCACATGAACTTATTCATTATTCAAGGACATGAAACAAAAAGAGCAGAAAGAAGATTGGTTTCAGTCATCTCTTATTTCTAAGTGCTTTACATTATTCCATGTAGATTTCCTGGACTAATAAAAGATGGCGCCAGATCTTCCGTAAATTTCCACGGATGTTACAAGGACAGTTAAGAAATGTAAAGACTATCAGGAAACGCAAACACGTAGTGATTAGCACCAAttatgcctctctctctctctctctaaattgGGGGTGGGAGCAGGGCAAATGAAGGAGAGCCGGAACAGAGGAAATCATTTACATAAGCTTTTCTCATCTTCTTCTTGGTAcagtattttaatttgaaaaattGTTGAGGATGACAgtgtaattaatttgattaatgTGCCGTTGTCTTTTATGCAGTGAACAAAGGGTGTGTGTTGTATACATACCGGTAAGCATATGGAGCCAGACTTGCAGTGAATCAACAGAGTGTTTCCTCTTAGAGGTTTTCAGTACAGAAACGAAGGAACAGAATATTTGGGGAAAATTAGTAGGTTGTGAGATTTAGAGCGAGGGATTGGGTTTAGTGGTTGAGGTGGAGGAAAGGTTGTGGCAGAAGGATAAAACAAGTGGGTGACAGAGAAGGGTAAGGATAATTAGATTGTGTGCGCTCATATTCGAGGATGGAGAACGAGCTTCCTGGACCTCTTCATCATTGGGCTGAGCTCCTATGTAatcagaggagagagaagacaCAAACTATTGGCCAAACAAGATGCTCGCATCGGCATGAACCAGAAAAATAAAGTGGCTATTAAGAGACACCATTCAAAGTGTCAGGcaccatttaaaaacacaaatatacactAATGCCTGTGCAGCTTCCATTTTATCTGGACTGGAGCTTTCATGGGCTCAagtgaagcaaaaataattgcCTCAACTATCTAAACGCTGCAGGATCCGGGATGGTCGAGGGTGTGAAGCGATAATGATGCTCCATGCGAGGTTTCATCGAGTCGATGGACGCTTCCTGTGCAATGTTCAGAAAAAACAGAGACGGGGCCTCGTCAAAAATCAAAAGGATCATTTATCTGTAATTTCTGTTTGGTTTCCTCTGGATATTATAAAAACAAAGTGaggtgaggggaaaaaacagtTCCGGATtgttattaattacattataaTAACTAAAACAAATTTAAGCCTTAGAAATACTCAATGGGAATGGTGTTAttgactgaatatatatatatataatttaaagtgttgtttttatgaGTTAGTCATTGTTACCAGAGCCCGAATAAATGCTACAATGGAAACGTAAAACAAGAAATCAATCAAATGTCCTGACATTAAGCAAGGACAATGTTCAGCATCACAGTTCGTCATGTTATTGTAGTTCTAAACACAAAAGACAGATTCATTGTCTGCGGCACATCCAAACGGGTGTAGAGATATTTCACTCGAAACCAAAAGCAAAGCCGTCGTGGTGTCGCCATCGCCGGAGGAAAAGTCAGTGACAAAGAACGTCATCATGACAATTCATTCATGGCGATCCATCCAACAGCTAGATAAAATTCAGCTGAGATATTTCCCTCTGGCCCTAAATGATATTCTCTGACCTGCAGTGGTGTGACTGAAATGTTGATATATTTCACTGGTTCTATCCCAGCATGAGACAAGGGGTTACGGACTTTCTGCGTATGCATGTACAGATGAAATACTTTAATGCAGCAATATAAGGGCCTTTTCCTTGACTACGGGGGTCCTCATGGAAAATGAATATCTTTATTCTCCTTGTTTTATTCATGatgaaacatttcctgaaccTACGTAATTAGTTTTTACTGCAGATGCAGGAGGTGCAATGCATTTTTTATATCCCCGCATTGTAAACGTattcatggtgtgtgtgtgtgtgtgcgggcagGACGCAGTATTTACACCTATTATGAAAAGTgttgtctttctctttgttctgtCTGTTGGTTTAacggttttagtttttttcctaTTTTCTCTCTCGGGAAAGAGAAAATGTACACTAAAGTGCTTCACCTGCAAAGTGAGTGTTCAAGTTGAAGACCTTTAATCAAAATAAACCCGCCTACAGGCCTGATTACCGTCACAAAAGGACAGTGCCTCCACTCTGATGTTGCTGAAAACCGAGCAGCAGATGTCTGTTTATGTTTCCTGTCTCAGAGACAAGTCATACaatttttgcatgtgtgtgtgtgtgtgtgtaagagagagaacGTGAGAGAGCGATAGCACACCAACAGACCTCACGTTGCTGTCGCAGCTGACTAGGCAGCCCCATCAGCACGACTCTCACAGCGAGAACAGATGGCGAGGACTTACCCGCTAAGAAACCCTCAAGGCGCACACACCCAGAAGTGACACGGTGCAACACGAGAGCTTCCTTTTGAGCCCGCTGACTTCTCTGTCCATCCAAAAAATGAGTCATTAGTATCCTCCAACAAAATATTTATGCGAGTGATTCTGGCTGGCGGTATGCTTCAGCAAATCACCTGAGGTCATGAAATGGAAGCGCACATCTCTGTTCCTGAAGCACTTCAAACAGGAGCACTTCAGCTTGCACCTTTGTCAGTTTGTTCTACATATTTTTCATCTCAACTGGTATATTAAACTTCCACTCATCAAAGACACGCAAATCACCCCAGGaatgattattttaatatttatggtAGATTTAAATTGCCGCTATTTCTAGAAGCTAGACTACTCTCTCAAATCAAGTGGACAAGTTGAAGCTGCACACCCAAAGAACAGAAATTTACAGGTGAAACTGTGCAATAATTATATTCATATAACTGAGTACCTTTATCTTTCCTTTGGAGGGTATTAATGTTCTGTTTTCTAGATTGAACTAAATGATTTGTGTCATTACTGCACATCATTGATAAAAACATGTGCCATGACCTTCAATGTAATCAATTAGGACCCATGTTTGCTCAGAAATTGTTTCTTACAAATgcttattttgatttttttattttatttttacttttccagtttttccattttcttctgaCCTCATGTTTGCATCAGAGATGCGCCGGCTTTAGAGGTTTCTAAGCAAAGACCATTAAAGTATCTGAGTTTAATCTGATCTACTCGGCCTCGTCCAGATTGAGCCTGCACCCTTTTATAGAGGATGTGGGCGTAATGGATGTGTCCAAATATGTAAGGGTTGCTTTTTTCTCGGTCATTTTCTTTCCATTATATTTCATAAgcacaaaatatgttttgctTTTAAACATAGCAAAGACCTTGAACTGTCTCACTGATGAAAACTAATGAGGGAAAAGTTGAGCATTAGCAAGACTGCTGGAAATCTCTCCTGTAGCATTAAAGAGGCCCAAGGCATCTGACCCACATGCTGAACTACTGTCTGCTCTTTGTATAGCCACTGCATCGGAATTTCATTTACGATGTGCACCGTATggtgaatgttttaaatgacagaatAAAAAAGTCTTAGCCTTAGTCTAAGTCTGAATTACCACCCATCTCTATGCAATCTGGGTACTGCCTCATTTTTTACAGTAAAACATTGATTAACTTGGAGCggaataaatattacaaatcCGACCCATTAaccatcaattaaaaaaatggcAATGATGCAAAAGTTAAGATGACAACACTTTTTaatcaaaacagaaaaagagaattTAACAAAGAAGACAGAATGAATACAAACACATGACAGGCGATAGATACTACTGTGCTGCTTTCTATAATCTTCTGGATAATGTTCGGATCTTCTTGCGTAAGCAGACAATCCATTAACTGTTGGAAGAGACACACAAAACCTTTCTaactttattataataaaaaaaagagaataacaTTCAGTGTGTGGCAAAAAATTAAGCTGAATGTCAAAACGGTATCAAAAAACATCTTCTGCTCGGTCCAGTGTTGGCTAAGGATCATCAGGTTTGTCACCTGGCGGTCCGCATGGTTGAAGCATCTTCTCCATCAGGTTGAAGCGGACCCGTGCTTTGCTCTCGTTCTCGGAAACAGAGAAGTAATTGAGAAGGTCAAAATGTCCCATGTAGGAGCAGTAAGAGTCTCTGTGCTGGTTGACGAGCCATTCCCATTTGCTGGTGTCAGCATGTCCCGTGCCGATGTACTTGGACTGAAGATGCTCTAGTTGACTGTGGATGTTATATCTGTCCGTCATTCTTGCTTAGATGAGTCTGACAGCTTCTgaacaggagagagaaaaaaagagtcagaTATACTACAAATGCATAcattcacacagagacagagacaaatagATGACttactaaaagtaaaaaaaaaaagtgatgcgGACTGTTCGTCAAATATTACTAGTACAGTATGCGTAGTACACGAGGAATATGTATGAATTTATCATTGTAAGAGTAATTCCTGTCTCTACTTGAACCGCTTACGTAATTGATATAGTCATAAAAGTAATAACTCGCGAGCTTCGAATTGCTTTCTAGCACTTTTATAAAACACGAATAGCTAATAACTAGCATGCTAACGTTCGTTGCTTTCAATAACTTTacgcatgctagcatgctagcgggTGTTCACCCTCAAAAAGTCTTCTAACCGAAATTTAAGGcgctgtttgaatgaaatactCGATGCGATAAAACAACGTCCAGAATAAAAAAGATACTCACtcgatgaaatgaaaacagttcAAAGATGACAAAAGCTAATATTACGGAGACGCGCTGGCGGCCCGCCGGAATGCAATGGAGCAATGACTTCCGGTTAGTTCCCGCTGTAAATGGAACCGTGGAGGAACAAGGGTTGGAATAAGTTCCCACCCCCAAATTAACACGCTTATTTGATACAGACGTAACAACAGTGCGAGATTTAatagaaaaacagacaaaacattgATGGTggaagagggaaaaaaatattattgcaCTCTTAAAGCTGTCTGTAGTTAAGATGCAAGTCAAGTGTGATTTTGTTCAAATATTACAGAGACACTTGACAGGTTTCATTGATTCCCATAAAGCAACTGACTTGATCCTCTCAAGGAGGATCTTCTTTGATTTTGTCTCCATGAAGATGATCACTTCTTCCCAAGAACCGTGCAGATGGAAGTTAGTCGCATTAATCAATTTTATGAGACTACTCCTCCAAATTAGAATTTGAATTGAAGAATAAGCTTTCATACCTATCAAAACACAAGGCCAAATTTGTGATCCTGCCTCTCCTTAAAACAAAGTCTAAGTTACCATTAAGAAACTGTTTTCACAAGCCAAGTCACGAACGGAATATTTAGTGATATTTTGGAAGAGCAGTCGTGCAGAATCATGCGAATTTACCGTATGTTCATGTCTGTCCGAGAGCAGGCCGGATATTCAGCAAACACACTTTTCCTGTCctgtcttttcttgtttttgcatGCTACCATCAAGCAGGTAgatgtagatttatttattttttaacagcgCTATATACTAAAATAATGGGCACATGGGGGTAATAATCAAACTGATTGCCATTCTTCTAGCGAACAGACCTGAGAACTGCAAAGCAAAGCACTAGCTGGAGGAAAGGGTAATGAAATCAACTGGATGGATGGGATTATTGCCTGACTGGATGGCTCCTGTGCCTCATAGTCCTGCAGAGTGATAGCCTAGTAAAAAATGGAGTCAGCAATATTTTCAGTGATTTAGACTGGCTGCTTAAGACGGAGCCCATTGCCAACCGCCAAGTGTCTGAGGTAGATAGAGAGAAGAAGTAAAAACAAACTACACCCCGCAGACTTTTTACAGCGATGGTTGGTCGATCGACGGACCAAGGAGACAGGCCGTTATCCAGCTGTCAGGCTTGCCAGCTTTTGCTGAATGGCTGGTTCACTGGCAGGCAGAGTGTTAAAGTGGGCAGCAGCCGCTTTACTGGACTTGTTGGTTTGTTCCTCTTAGACTCTTACGCCCTCGCTTTTTGAATTAAAGTTTATTTCACTGCACTCTTGGCAATCCAATCCAATACTCTGAAAAATGATTAAATggcaaggggaaaaaaatcattttggtgTTCcgagacattcattcattcattcatcttctaccacttttctgctttgcggctcacgggagttgctggagacATGGCAAACATTAATCTTGTTAAACACTTGTTCCAGAGTCCTGATGTTGTGCATGCTGGTTCGATGGTTGGTTGCTGGGTGAGTGCAGTCACAATTTCTGCTCtgacatttatttcacaacTAAATAAAAATGGACTGCACACACTGAGCTGATTCAGCATCTTGTGATCGATAAATATTGAGGTCACTTCCGTCACAACAAGAAGCAGGTTTTACACTACTGCAATCATTTGGTAATAAGTTATAGTTCTAGGATGTAGTAAGTGACTGATGGTAATAAAAGCTCTTTCCTCATACTGCCAGTTGCTGGATTTCAGCCATGGCCTGTCTCCTTATGAGATACTTTTCCCTtcataattcatttttattccagGTGATTTTTCCTCATCGCTCAGTGGAAATGGGAGATTTTGCATTTGTAGAAAAGACAATAACATTTAGgttaaattgtattattattaaataaaaatgaggcATTCAGTGAGATTCAgaggaacattttatttcatttgcactGATTAGCAGtaaaattatatacagtatatcgtTACAGAGTCCTGCAGAAATCTTCATGTGTAAGTTAGGTTACAAGAAATGCCATTTCAAGAACAGAATAAAGCAGAAGCTAAAACATAATTGACTCCTAAGTTATGTAAGCAAGCAAACAATGGAGACAGGAGTTCAGGTCAtcaaatttattttactttaaccAGTATACCCTATGTCCTGTAGGATGGACCAGATGTCACCTACTGAAAACTCCATTACATCCATTACACACATtacatctcctcctctgtcacacagtgttttattttattgtggaaAAAATAGCTTATGATCTCATTTAGCTGCTGAACTTCTTTTTTCTTGAATGTTGGATGATACATCTCAGAGAAAGTCTGAGTGCGGAGATCGTAATCCAGGAGTTTTATTGTTAGGTGATAATATTTATCCTACACaccttttttctcctttttattttttcttgtgcaAAAAAATGCAATACACAGCATAAAAAAGTGACAATTTGATCACAGATTTTATTCTAGTATTTGTTCTAAATAGTGTAAGTAAACAATATTTTGTAAATAACAAATGTATGATAGACTATATTCTTTAATGAGTTAATGAAACCAGTGATTGCAAACATTCTGTTATATGTACAGCATGacattgaaatatatatatatatatatatgtttttaagtCAAAATCACAGTTTATAAAGTTCTAAGGTAATAACTGGAGACATTTTGTACACAGTTTTATGATTATATATCTCTTCTGTTAACAACACAGATTCAAGATACAAAAgcttttgatttaaaaaaagaaaaaacaatacTTTACTTTGATAAATACAATCATGTTCGTATTTACAGCATGTTTGAAGCAAACACAAGCAggtatagcacaaagaacaacACTTAAGCACAGTCAGTTCAGCAATAATGTAGATTCCTGCTTCACTCACAAGTAAATTTATTTAACGTCAATATGTGGAGCAAGTTATCTCACAGCGACCAGGTGATGTCACAAAAATGTCTGTGTGCTGCACAAACTGATCTTCTTTGCTGATTTAGAGAGTTCGCTTTTCAGCCCAAACCCCggtaggataaaaaaaaaactggcctTCCTTCTTTTTATTCAGAAGCAAGAGATGAGTagtggagagaagaggagaggagaggaattgtttttcttcacacATTCAAACACTTGAAAAACTAAGCAttagaagaaaaatataaatcatgTCACAATAAATCTGCATACATAGaagtatttattgattgattgattttttaaatctatacaCAGTAAGGCAGATCAACCAGGCAGCCTCGTATCTTGCCTTGTTTAATTGCCATTCATAAATCCATCTAACTCTGTCCGTCTTTGTTGTACATACTCAAAACATCAATGGATTAATGACACTGGATCCAGTAGATCACAATTTGGTGAAGCTGCATGAATGGTTATTTAGTACTCTGTCTTCATGGTTTTGACGCTTGGTTTTCTTTTTAGTTTACTCAGACTCATTACTGTGTGCCATTTGGGATGAGAAAGAAGTCCCGACCATGCAAATAGTAACGGGCCCGCCCTGATGAAATGCTGCAGTGAAGCATCATTGAAGTGGACTGTACCACTGCAGCTCAGTCCAGGTTCGGGTTCGGTTGCATGGGAGCGGTCAAAGTCCCGTGGTGACCTGCGTGATCTCTGAGTTGGGATCCTCGTTGGCAACGCTGCCACAACAGCGAGAGTCCACCGATGACCCCTCCAAGGCTAGTCATACCTGCAGACGTAAAGTATGTTACTGTAGATCAGGCTGCATGCAGTTTTTAAACCTTACATGTGATTACACTTAAAATGAAAGTTAGAATTTGATCAGAGAGCTTGCTGAGAGATCAGTGAGAATACTGATAATACTCAGAAGGGGATTTTTGCCAAGTACACTTATACCTGCAAGGAATTTGTCTTGGTATCCTGGTGCAAGTGTGAAAGAGTGATATCttcaatatacaaaaaaaacatgcttctCATTATTTTACATCTTATTTCTTCAAATTTCGATTGCGTGCTGCAATGATTTCCAACCGACGACATGTACCTGTTGATTGGACCTTCCCCTTGTGTTTGGGCTGTTGTGTTCGCGCTGTGGGAGCTTGCGGCTAGTAGCTCCGGTTCGGGACGAGTTCTGCATCTCCAAAACCGAGGGACTCGTGCTACAGAACTCACGGAAACAACGTTTGAAGTTCTCATCCAGGTAGCCATAAAGAACCGGGTTCAGACTACTgcaaagggcaaaaaaaaaaaaaaggtcacagtTTATCAAATTGACGTAATCAATAACAACACGATATCTCAGTCTTTCCTGTTAAACGCATATTTTTTCTTATGATAAGATTCATGTTATCTACGGCAGGTCATCCACTTGTGCGACGGCCGAAGCGTACCTGTT
This DNA window, taken from Brachionichthys hirsutus isolate HB-005 unplaced genomic scaffold, CSIRO-AGI_Bhir_v1 contig_808, whole genome shotgun sequence, encodes the following:
- the LOC137915943 gene encoding splicing factor 3B subunit 5; protein product: MTDRYNIHSQLEHLQSKYIGTGHADTSKWEWLVNQHRDSYCSYMGHFDLLNYFSVSENESKARVRFNLMEKMLQPCGPPGDKPDDP